The nucleotide sequence CGTGTCCACAACCACCCCTTCAGCTTTACCAAACCATGATCCGAGAACCACATTCGCGGTCTTACGGGCCGCTCCTGGCACGGTAAGAAGCTCGTCCATCTCATCAGGAACCTTGCCGCCGAACTCTTTGAGTATCTTTTGCGCTGCACCAACCAGCGACTTCGACTTGTTGCGAAAGAAGCCCGTCGACCGAATGTCTGGTTCGAGCTGCTCGGGCTTGAGGGCAGCGAAGTCGTGCACGGTCGGATACTTCTTGAACAGAATTGGAGTCACCATATTCACGCGTACATCGGTGCACTGCGCCGAGAGAATGGTTGCAACCAGCAGTTCCCAGGCATTGGAATGATGAAGAGCGCATTTGGCGGTGGGATACATCTCAGCCAAACGCTGCAAAATTTCCCGCACCCTCTCCGGGGAAGTTGGGTTGTATTTTGCGGAAGTCTTCTCAGGCTTGGCGGCTTTTCCAATGGAGGGTGCGACGGCCTTTTGTTTGAGCCCTGGTTTTGCAGGCATGAAGAAGATGATTTTAGCTGAGGGGACGCTTGGAACTCAGGTCTGAATACTAAAAGCACTTGAACACGGCGGCGCCACGGAGGACACGAAGGGAGGTCAAAACTGGAACACGTATTGAACGGCTGGACTAAGCTCGGTTCGACCTATCAATCGGGTGATTTTGTTATCCGCACTCGTTAGATTGCAAAATACAGAATCGCCTCGGAACCGTTCAATCCGTTATATCGGTCTTCCAGCAGTTACTTTTTTCTCATTCCCCTCCGTGCCCTCCGTGTTCATACTTCTGGTGCCTTGCATTACAAGAACGTGAACGTTGCGTCAAAATGTAAGAGTCGATTGCTGCTCGTCCAGAAGGGGAGAGTTACCTATGAGTTTTGCAGTTGTAAGACGTTTCGGATTTTCGTTGTCTGTGATGTTGTTCCTAAGTTCCGGCCTTATGGCACAACGATCGTACGACGGCAACAGCAATGCGCCACAGGCTCCGGCGACGGTAAATATCACCCAGGGTCCTACGATCCAATACGCTGATGATCAGTTCGCGGTGATCACCTGGACAACCGACCAGCCGTTCGTAAGTCGTGTCTTCTACGGCAAGGATGCAAGCAATCTGAATCAGATCGCCGAAGATGTGCGCTCGCAGAGCTTGCGACATCAGATCAATTTGCGCAACCTGCAGGCGAGCACAACTTACTATTTCCGGATCGACACCGGACAAGGAACCGCAGCAGCCGCCTCTGCCGACACTTTGAATGGATTCCAGACAACCGCACTCGGTGCTAATCCGATTCGCAACCAGCAGCCATTCAAGGGCACTGTGCAAAACGCTTCCGCCGCTGGAAATAACAACACTGCGAAAACAGCAAACTTCGGGGCTATCAACCTGACGCGCGATCCGTCGATTCAATACCTGGATGACACCACGGCGGTGATCTCATGGACGACAAACGTGCCCGCCAGCAACACCGTCTACTACGGGACGGATCGTAGCAACTTGCTGTATACGGGTGGTGACTTCAAAGATGCCACAGAGCATCGCGTCCATCTTTCGAATCTTAAGCCGAATACGCGCTATTACTTTCAGTTCGACGAGCCATCGAACCAGCCCATCGCAAGCTTCACGACTGTGAACATTGGAGCCCAGCCTCTGTACGATCAGAAACCGATGGCTGAGTCGGTGAGCAATCCTACTTCTGCTGGTCCACAACTTACACGCCGCGAGCGCTCACCGGGGCACGCGAATGAATTGCCGTCAGGAACGGAGATCGACGCCAGCTTGCAGACAGCGCTGTCTACCAAAACATCGCAAGTTGGGGACCGCTTCACCGCCGTCGTAACTCAGCCAGTGCGCGATATCGACGATCGAATAGTGATCCCTCCCGGCGCACATATCAACGGTCAGGTCACGGAGTCAGAGGAAGGAAAGACGCTTCCCACAATGCGTGGCCGCGGCAAGCTCAACCTTCGCTTCAACAGCATCACCCTGCCGAATGGCTCTCAGATTCCCATTGCGGCAACGCTGCTTTCGGTGAACCAAAGTGGTGGAAACGGTTCTGTGAACCCGGAAGGCGAAGTTGAGTCCGTAACCAAGACGTCCACAGCCGCGAAGGGAGCAGCCGTCGGTGCCGGGATTGGAACGATCGCGGGCCTAATTTTTGGCGGCCCGCTGAAGGGGCTGGCAATCGGAGCGATAGCCGGGGGCGGCTACATTCTTGCCACAAAAGGGAAGGATGTAGAACTTCCGGAGAACACCGGCGTAAGAATCCGTCTCGATCAAGCCGTGAACCTGGGTAATCGAGGACAAGTTCGAGAGTAGTCGGGGCACCATGCTCGTCAGCAATTGTGACCCCTTCTTTCACAGGACGCCCGGCGCCTCGTGATCAATTAGCTGCGACTTTTCTGTTCCTTGTCCACTGTCCCGTTTCCCCTGATTCGCCTCTCTCCCGAGTAGACGACAAAGCGCTGCCCGCGCAGGAATCCAACCAGTGTCATACCGAACTCCCGCGCGAGTTGAACTGCGAGGCTCGATGGAGCTGAAACCGATGCAAGAACAGGTATGCCAGCAACAAGGGCTTTTTGCACGATCTCGAATCCGCCTCTTCCACTGACCATCAGAGCAACGTCGGACAGCGGCAACCGGTTATTTAGCAACGCCCAGCCGACCACTTTGTCCACAGCATTGTGCCGGCCGATGTCTTCGCGAGTCACGAGCAACTCGCCGGAAGAGTTAAACGCCGCGGCAGCGTGGAGTCCTCCTGTTCGCCCGAAGACCGCCTGCTCTTTACGAAGTAGTTCGGGCAACTCACAAAGAATTTCTGAGCCGATCCTAAATCCCCGGTTTGGTGCCTTGACACCGCGCACGCGAATTGAGTCGATCGTGGCCTTGCCACAGATTCCGCAACTGGAGGCGGCCAGAAAGTTTCGTTGCATCTGCGCCGAGACAGAATCGGTTCTAATCGAGAGTTCTGCGTTTATCGCGTTCCCTGCCCCAGGGCCGGTCACCGGCTGGAGCGCCTTCAACTCGCCCTGGTCGGAAATAATGCCTTCGGTAAGCAGGAAGCCCGCAGCTAATTCCTGATCATGCCCCGGAGTTCGCATGGTGACGCTCATGGGTACATCTCCGATGCGAATCTCGAGTGGTTCCTCGACGGCGAGGTAGTCCTGCACGCGAGTGACAGATCCCTCTTGCCACTGCTCGACTGAGGTAAGAGCGATGCTACGCCGTGGATGTTCAACTTCTTGAGATTTGGCCACGATTCCCATGATATGAAAGCCGGCACCCGAGCGGTACTAACGCTCCATACTTAATCCCGTGGAACTATAGCGTCAGGGGCCATGATTGGGTAATCTTGCGCCATCCCGAGACTCACAATACGATTCCAAGAAACAGCAGCACTCCCTGCCAGATGACGTGCTAAGAGGAACTCCTGAAGACACAAATTGCCACGCTAGCTCTCCCGGCGAGAACCGCGCTTTTCGCATTGGTTGTTCTTGGGCTGCCATCCACGGTAACGGCGCAAACACGCGAGACGCTGCAGTTTATCGGTCCGTCACAGCTTGATTCCGTAGCTGCCACGGCGATTTCATCCGATGACCTGCGAGTGAGTCCGCACCCTGATGCCGACGCCGATCTAGCAGGAATCAGCAAGGGTCCCGGTTCCGCGTCGGTCCCACTGGTCACCGCTCCGCAATCCATCTCGCCTTCTGTGAGGAATATCGGGCTGGCCTTCAGGGGGCTCACCCACCGTGACCAGCGATTTGCGGGTACTGGTGCTTACGCCAATTCCCAATTCAGTACGGAGCCACCCGACGCTGGGTTGGCCGTGGGCAACGGATTCGTGCTCCAGACCGTGAACGCAGCGCTCGCGATTTATGACGCCCGCACGGGAACGCTCCGGCAGGGGCCAACTGCGCTGAATCAGTTCTTCCGCTTAAAGCCGGAGATCACGCGACCCTCTGGAACGTATGGCGATTTCACCAGTGACCCACGTGCTTACTACGACGCGCAACTGCAGCGTTGGTTTCTGAGCGCGGTGACCATTGCTACAAATCCGCAGACCGGAGAGTTGGCTGCTCCCACCGGCTTGCTGATCGCCGTTTCGGAAACGAATGATCCGACGCAGGCCTGGAAGATCTACGCCATCGATACGACGAGCCATGGCGCTGAAGGCTGCCCATGCTTTGGAGATCAGCCGGTGATCGGCGCAGATGCGAATGGGCTATTCATCAGCACGAACGCATTCAGCCTTCATGAAGGTTTTGCCGGCGTTCAGATCTATGCGCTGTCCAAACACGTTCTAGCCGCTGGCGCCATGCCCCCGGTTGTGCACTGGAACAATCCCAAGCTGGCGGGCGGATTTGCCTTCAGCGTGCAGCCCTCGATCCGCTCGTCATTAGCTCCTGACGATTCGGCAAATGGGGTCGAGTACTTCACCAGCGTGGCAGATATCAGGAACATGCTCGACCGCCGAATCGCAGTCTGGGCAATCAGCAACACGGCTTCACTAGTCAACGAAACGCCGGCTCTCAAGTTGCGCGTCTTGATGGTAGGGAGCCAGCCTTTTGGCGTGCCGCCTGACGCAGCTCAGAAATCCGGAGAAACTCGGCTGGGTAGTCTGCTTTCGGAGAAAACCGAATACATAGCCACGAACGACCAGCGCATGCAGCAGGGTGTGTACGCGGATGGCAAACTCTGGTCGGCACTGACCACAATGGTTGCGGTTGGCGATGACCCCAGTCCACATGCGGGGATTGCCTATTTCGTGCTCGATCCTTCTGTCTCAAGCGACGGAGCCATTCGAGCGGATGTAGTCAAGCAAGGATACTTAGCTGTCGCGAATGCCGATCTGTTCCACCCAGCGATGGCAGTTCGTCCGAATGGTGAAGGAGCGATTGCGTTTACTCTGAGCGGCACCGAGCACCACCCCAGCTCCGCGTTTGCCATGCTCAGCCACAATGGCATCGGGAACGTACAAATCGTGGCTGCTGGTGCTGCTCCTAACGATGGCTTCAGCGGATACCAGTATTTTGGCGGCGGTGGCTCAGGGCGAACCGGGGATTACTCGGCCGCCACCGTCGATGAACACGGCTCCATCTGGATAGCTTCGGAATACATCCCCTTGGGGCATCGAACTCTCCTGGCAAACTGGGGAACCTTCGTCGCACAGATCATTCCGGGAAGATAGTCCCTCCTTCCGCTCTAGTTCCAGCTCCTTCCGTTGAGGACGTCACATATCAAGTCCCCGACTCTCGTCCTTCCGTACAATGTTCTCTTTCCAAGGATCTGCCGAATGAAGACTCTCACCGCAATGATTTTGCTAGCCTCCTGCCTTTATGCCCAACAACCCTCGCCGAAAGCTGCATCACAGGCTTCTGGCGACACCGCGTTCCGCAAACTTGCGGATAGATATTTCGACGAGGTGTATTTCAAGTTCAATCCTACGCAAGGAACTGCGGCCGGCTTCCATCAGTACGACTCTCAATTCGAGGATCTTTCTTCGCAAACCATTGGCACCCAGGTTGGAGCGTTGCACCGATTCCGGGCTCTGTTTGATCAAGTCGATCCGGGAGAGTTGTCTCCAGAAGCAAGAGTGGACCGTGACTTGCTCATTTCGAACATCATGAGCACGCTGTTAGCGCTAGAGAAGATTCGCCCGTGGGAATTGAATCCAGACATTTACTCCAGTTCTACCGCCGCCAGCGCATTTACGATCATGAGCCGCAAGTTTGCTCCTGCTGACGAGCGTCTCAAAGCGCTGGCGGAACGCGAGCAGAAGATGCCGGCGCTGCTCGATGAAGCGCGGCAGAACTTGAAGAATCCGCCGCGTATCTATACGGAAGTCGCGCTCGAACAGATGCCCGGCATCATCGGATTTTTTCAGAAGGATGTACCCGCAGCTTTTGTCGACGCAAAAGATCCTGCGACCAAGCAGGCATTCGATAAGGCTAATTCTGAACTAATTGCTGCGCTCCAGAAATACGAGCAGTACGTGAAGACTGAGGTGCTGCCGCATTCCAGCGGTGACTTCAAGATCGGGGCGGACAATTACCGCAAAAAACTTCTCTACGATGAGATGGTCGATACGCCGCTGGATCGTCTGCTGGAAATCGGCACTGCCGACCTGAAGAAGAATCAAGAAGAATTCAAACGAGTAGCGGCTGAGATCGATCCAAAGAAAACTCCAAGACAGATTCTCGAAGAGCTCGAGAGTGACCACCCTGCCTCGAATCAGCTTCTGCAGTCATTTCGCGATACTTTCAGCAGCCTGCGCAGTTTCATCCAGCAGAAGCATATTATTACCATTCCATCACCGGTACTTCCTACGCTGGAAGAAACCCCTCCCTTTGCGCGAGCGCTGACTACAGCCTCAATGGACACACCGGGTCCGTATGAGACCGTAGCGAAAGAGGCCTATTTCAATGTCACGCTTCCCGAAGCCAATTGGCCGAAGGAACAGGTTGATGACTATCTGAGTGGCTTCAACCGGGGAACAATTATCAGCACAGCAGTACATGAGACGTATCCCGGCCATTACGTCCAATTCCTCTGGATGAAAGATGCTCCTTCCAAAGTACGCAAGCTACTCGGGTCGGGCACGAACGCGGAAGGATGGGCGCACTACTGCGAGCAGATGATGCTCGATGAGGGCTACGGACAGTCTGGCGCGGGGGGGCGCAACGAGCGCGAAGCAAAGATGCTGAGGCTCGGACAGCTTCAGGACGCGCTTCTGCGAAATGCGCGTTTCATTGTGGGAATCAAGATGCATACCGGGAAGATGACCTTCGATGAAGCCAAAGATTTCTTCGTGACGGAAGGCTATCAAGTGCGCTCCGTGGCAGAAAAGGAAGCCAAGCGCGGCACCAGCGATCCAACTTACCTCGTGTACACGCTCGGGAAGCTCCAAATAATGAAGCTACGCGACGATTACCGGAAGATGAAGGGCGATCAGTTTAACCTGGAAGAGTTCCACAATGCATTCATGCGGCAGGGATTCCCGCCGATCAAAATCGTTCGCCAGGCGCTGTTGGGAAATGATTCGCCGGCGTTATAGCGGACATAAAGCGCGAAGCTGCACTTCAGGGCGATAATCGGAGAAGGCGCGGCACTCCTCTAGCCCTTCTATGAGATGACCCGCGTGGGCGCTGGTGCTACGACAAGCGATCATAAATCGATGCTATCTTGCGCAAACGACTCGCAATATCCTCAGTCAATCGTTCGCCGCGAAACCGCCAGCGCCAATTGCCTGTCGCGGTGCCCGGAACATTCATGCGCGCTTGTGCTCCCTCGCCCAGCACATCCTGGAGCGGAAACACAACGGTGTCGGCGACCGATGCCATCAGGCTCCTAATGAATACCCAATTGATCGGTTCAGAAATCCCAGTATCGTCGTAGCCGAGGTAAGTGCGGGTGAACTGGCGTTCTTTGCGAATGTCTTCTTCGGTGCGAATACTTCCCTCGCCCGGCTTGGAAGTCCACCAGCCAATGACGGTGTCGTTGTCGTGGGTTCCTGTGTACGCGACGAGGTTTCGAGGGTAATTATGCGGGCGAAAGCTTGGACCCTGAGGATCGTTCCCAAATGCGAACTGGAGAATCGCCATTCCGGGAAATCCGAAGCGCTCGCGAATCGCTTCGACTTCTGGCGTAATCACCCCAAGATTTTCGGCCAGAATCGGGAGACATTCCAGTTTTGCTTCGAGAACGGCAAATAGTTCGGCACCCGGCCCTTTTACCCATTTCCCATTCTGGGCGGTCCTTTCGCCGGCTGGAACCTCCCAGTAGGCCTCAAATCCTCGGAAGTGATCCACGCGCAGCATGTCGAACATACTGAAAGCAGCGCGGAAGCGCTTGATCCACCAGGAATATTCGTCCGCAGCCATACGCTCCCAGTGGTAAATGGGATTGCCCCAGAGCTGACCGGTCGCGCTGAAATAATCTGGTGGGACACCGGCAACTTTGGTCGGACCGCCATGACTATCGAGGTGAAAATACTCGGGCTGAGCCCATACATCGGCACTGTCGTGCGCAACATAGATGGGAAGATCCCCCATCATGTGGATCCTCTTCTGTCCGCAGTATTCCTTCAATGAATTCCACTGTTCGAAGAAGACAAACTGCAGAAATTCTTGTTCGCCGATTTGCAAGGCGAGTTCTTTGCGGGCACGCTGCACAGCCGCCGGCTTGCGCGAGACCAATTCGGGATCCCACTTGGGCCAAGCCACACCTCCAACTTTGTCCTTCAATGCTCGAAAGAGCGCGTAGTCGGCCAGCCAATCGCGTTCTGCCTCGACGAATTGCGCGAACTCCTGCTGTCGATGCTGAGGTGCACCGCTCCGGAACTCGGCAAAGGCCTTGCTGAGCTTCCCCTGCTTGAATTGATTGACGCGCTCGTACTCCACCTGCTCGCGGGAAAACTCGGGTAGGGCGTCGATGTCCCGCGCATCGAGCAATCCTTCATCGGCCAACCGAGAAAGACTAATCAGGGCGGGATTACCGGCAAAAGCTGAGAAGCACTGATATGGCGAATCGCCATAACCAGTCGGTCCGAGAGGAAGCATCTGCCAGATCGACTGACCGGAATCTGCGAGGAAATCGGCGAACTCATACGCAACTGGACCTAAGTCGCCAATACCGAATGGTCCCGGCAGTGACGTTGGGTGCAGGAGAATCCCACTCGATCTAGGGAAGCTCACGGTTCTGGTCCAAGAATTTCCAGTATGCCGACAATGGGGATTCTCGCCCATTCCGGCCGATTCTGCAGGTCGGATAGAACCTCGATCATGCCGCGCTCGAGCAGATATGCATCAAGCAGGATTCGGAGTTCTTCGCCGCGGATTGCCAATAGCGAAGCTACACCTCCGGCCTGCAGGTATCCGTGCAGAAATGAGGCTCCAACCCACCGATACCAAAAACCCGCCCACTTATGCAATTGCGGGCTCGACTCTTTTCCCGGGACGATGCCGGCCACCTTGCCATAAAGCACAGCATGAGCGGCGTAGTGGAACGAGCGAAGCATTCCCGCGACATCCCGCAACGGCGAATATTTGATGCGACGTTCGCCAATAGAGCGCCGTGGATCACCTTCAAAATCGATGAAGACGACATCCTTGCCAGTGAAGAGAACCTGACCGAGATGGAAATCTCCGTGGATGCGCGTTCGAACAGTTGGAATCCGGCGATCACGCAGCGGTTTCAAAAGCGAACGCATCTCTTGTTCACGTGCTAATAACTGCTCCGCTTCGGCGCGAACGTCTCCCTCGAATGAACGCAAGCTGCTGCGCAACCTCGTAAAGCAACGGGTTGTATGACCCAGCATGCCGTGATAGAGACCCTGCCTATAGAAGTCGGTGAAGGGCTCGGGTACAAATGCTGCGTCCTGGTCATTGCGAGCGAGCGCAACATGCAACTCACCTGTGCGTTGTCCCAGCAGGCGAACTATCTCGTGAAACGATCCCACAAGCTCTGACACAACCTGAGGAGTGGGCTCATCCACGAGTTCCAAAGGACGCGCGTGCTTTACTTGCGCCAGCCGCGGATCCCCTTGCGCCGCTAACGCGCGATCGAGAAACAGTCCGAGGTTATCAAGCGCGTAATTCCATCCATTGGCCTGATGCGTTACGTAGCACTGCAGAATTGCCGCTGTCACTGACTCGCCAACGCTGTTGCGATACTCAATGTGCCCGGCGAGAGTTGGAGCGTTAGCAAATCCCTCTGCCGTGAGCCACTCCAAAACCTCCTGCTCTGGATTGGGACCAGCTTCCAGCCGCCGGTAGACCTTCATCATGAAGCGATCACCAAAATAAATACCAGTGTTGTTCTGAGGTGATGGACGCGGCACCGATGCCGACAAATTAGGTCGATCGGCTCCCATGATCCGGCGAAACGACCGCGTGTGCGAACCGGCGAACTCTCCGCGCACTCCGCGAAGTCGACGACGGCGTGAAATCATCCCGAGTAAGGCGTCAGGAAAAAGGCGATCGCGGAAACCACTGTACAAGACACCTTTGGTGCCATCGTCCGACTCGAGATGAGCAAGAATGAATTCAGGCAGGCTGGCTGTTATTCGATCTACTTCTTCCTGGCCCCGAGCGACTGACAGTGGCAACTGATAAATTTCCGGCTCGCCTTCATCGAATTCAACCCGGACCAGCAATATCTGGGCACTAGTCTCGGGCAGATGTAGGACGTCGGCCAGCTCCACGGTGCGGATCCTACGATTTCGGCCTAAGAACCAGGGCCTGGAGCGCAGGAAGGACGGCAAGAGGCGATTCAGATCCGCCTGCACGGAATCCGTAAAGATCTCTTCCCAGGATGTCACTCGAATCGGGCGGTCACGTTTCTCACCGAATCGCAGGCCTACGGTTTCCGCAATGGTCTCCCCAGGCTCGAGCGTGAACCAGTAAAAGGCATGCGGACCGAGCGTCAGCAGATACGGCCG is from Acidobacteriota bacterium and encodes:
- the treS gene encoding maltose alpha-D-glucosyltransferase translates to MPREQETTALKQEPALIRQTQTIVGDPVWYKDAIIYEVHVRSFYDSVDDGMGDFPGLTCPSPWKDDGYDISDYTSVHPAYGSLRDFEAFLHQAHRRRLRVISELVLNHSSDQHAWFQRSRRAKPGSHWRNFYVWSDTPEKYKEARIIFKDFEPSNWTYDPIAKAYYWHRFFAHQPDLNYDYPPVRKAMLQAMDFWLDMGVDGLRLDAVPYLFEREGTNCENLPETHDFLKELRQHIESKYQDRMILAEANQWPEDAIAYFGNGNECHMAFHFPLMPRLFMALRLEDRYPIVDILQLTPPIPDNCQWALFLRNHDELTLEMVTDEERDYMYRMYAEDRPMRINLGIRRRLAPLLGNDRRKIELMNALLLSLPGTPVIYYGDEIGMGDNFYLGDRNGVRTPMQWTADRNAGFSHANPQKLYLPVIIDPEYHYEPLNVEAQQRNSNSLLWWMKRILAQRKRSRAFGRGTLEFLTPENRRVLAFFRHHENERILVVANLSRFIQPVELDLRNYSGCKLVEMFGGNEFPCITERPYLLTLGPHAFYWFTLEPGETIAETVGLRFGEKRDRPIRVTSWEEIFTDSVQADLNRLLPSFLRSRPWFLGRNRRIRTVELADVLHLPETSAQILLVRVEFDEGEPEIYQLPLSVARGQEEVDRITASLPEFILAHLESDDGTKGVLYSGFRDRLFPDALLGMISRRRRLRGVRGEFAGSHTRSFRRIMGADRPNLSASVPRPSPQNNTGIYFGDRFMMKVYRRLEAGPNPEQEVLEWLTAEGFANAPTLAGHIEYRNSVGESVTAAILQCYVTHQANGWNYALDNLGLFLDRALAAQGDPRLAQVKHARPLELVDEPTPQVVSELVGSFHEIVRLLGQRTGELHVALARNDQDAAFVPEPFTDFYRQGLYHGMLGHTTRCFTRLRSSLRSFEGDVRAEAEQLLAREQEMRSLLKPLRDRRIPTVRTRIHGDFHLGQVLFTGKDVVFIDFEGDPRRSIGERRIKYSPLRDVAGMLRSFHYAAHAVLYGKVAGIVPGKESSPQLHKWAGFWYRWVGASFLHGYLQAGGVASLLAIRGEELRILLDAYLLERGMIEVLSDLQNRPEWARIPIVGILEILGPEP
- the malQ gene encoding 4-alpha-glucanotransferase; this encodes MGENPHCRHTGNSWTRTVSFPRSSGILLHPTSLPGPFGIGDLGPVAYEFADFLADSGQSIWQMLPLGPTGYGDSPYQCFSAFAGNPALISLSRLADEGLLDARDIDALPEFSREQVEYERVNQFKQGKLSKAFAEFRSGAPQHRQQEFAQFVEAERDWLADYALFRALKDKVGGVAWPKWDPELVSRKPAAVQRARKELALQIGEQEFLQFVFFEQWNSLKEYCGQKRIHMMGDLPIYVAHDSADVWAQPEYFHLDSHGGPTKVAGVPPDYFSATGQLWGNPIYHWERMAADEYSWWIKRFRAAFSMFDMLRVDHFRGFEAYWEVPAGERTAQNGKWVKGPGAELFAVLEAKLECLPILAENLGVITPEVEAIRERFGFPGMAILQFAFGNDPQGPSFRPHNYPRNLVAYTGTHDNDTVIGWWTSKPGEGSIRTEEDIRKERQFTRTYLGYDDTGISEPINWVFIRSLMASVADTVVFPLQDVLGEGAQARMNVPGTATGNWRWRFRGERLTEDIASRLRKIASIYDRLS
- a CDS encoding DUF885 domain-containing protein translates to MKTLTAMILLASCLYAQQPSPKAASQASGDTAFRKLADRYFDEVYFKFNPTQGTAAGFHQYDSQFEDLSSQTIGTQVGALHRFRALFDQVDPGELSPEARVDRDLLISNIMSTLLALEKIRPWELNPDIYSSSTAASAFTIMSRKFAPADERLKALAEREQKMPALLDEARQNLKNPPRIYTEVALEQMPGIIGFFQKDVPAAFVDAKDPATKQAFDKANSELIAALQKYEQYVKTEVLPHSSGDFKIGADNYRKKLLYDEMVDTPLDRLLEIGTADLKKNQEEFKRVAAEIDPKKTPRQILEELESDHPASNQLLQSFRDTFSSLRSFIQQKHIITIPSPVLPTLEETPPFARALTTASMDTPGPYETVAKEAYFNVTLPEANWPKEQVDDYLSGFNRGTIISTAVHETYPGHYVQFLWMKDAPSKVRKLLGSGTNAEGWAHYCEQMMLDEGYGQSGAGGRNEREAKMLRLGQLQDALLRNARFIVGIKMHTGKMTFDEAKDFFVTEGYQVRSVAEKEAKRGTSDPTYLVYTLGKLQIMKLRDDYRKMKGDQFNLEEFHNAFMRQGFPPIKIVRQALLGNDSPAL
- a CDS encoding formate dehydrogenase accessory sulfurtransferase FdhD, translated to MGIVAKSQEVEHPRRSIALTSVEQWQEGSVTRVQDYLAVEEPLEIRIGDVPMSVTMRTPGHDQELAAGFLLTEGIISDQGELKALQPVTGPGAGNAINAELSIRTDSVSAQMQRNFLAASSCGICGKATIDSIRVRGVKAPNRGFRIGSEILCELPELLRKEQAVFGRTGGLHAAAAFNSSGELLVTREDIGRHNAVDKVVGWALLNNRLPLSDVALMVSGRGGFEIVQKALVAGIPVLASVSAPSSLAVQLAREFGMTLVGFLRGQRFVVYSGERRIRGNGTVDKEQKSRS
- the nth gene encoding endonuclease III; protein product: MPAKPGLKQKAVAPSIGKAAKPEKTSAKYNPTSPERVREILQRLAEMYPTAKCALHHSNAWELLVATILSAQCTDVRVNMVTPILFKKYPTVHDFAALKPEQLEPDIRSTGFFRNKSKSLVGAAQKILKEFGGKVPDEMDELLTVPGAARKTANVVLGSWFGKAEGVVVDTHVHRISRRLELTKADDPRNIEQDLMKVIPRDQWIDFSHRIIWHGRALCIARKPKCVDCKLENICHAADKTWSTVDIHKNAKP